The Constrictibacter sp. MBR-5 DNA segment AGCACCGACGATCATCACATACGCGGCGGTCGTCCATCTGTCGGCGATGAGCGGCCTCCCCGTATGACCGAGCGTTGCCCGCGTCATGATCGCGAACATCATGGTCGTGATGACGCCCGCCGTCAGGGCGTGCACGACCGCGCTCCCCGGCACCGTGACCGGGTCGTATGCGGCGGCCGCGACGAGACAGAATGAGACGGGCATCCAGGCGTAGGCGACATGCAGGATCCACACGAGCGGCTCGCTGCCGGTCCGCAAGCCCTTCCAGCGCAGCAGGCGGGCAAGATGGCCGGAGGCAGCGACAGTCGCGGTCGCCGCGAGGATCGGGCCCTCTGGCGACGACACCCAAAGAACCAGCGTCGCGAGCGTGACCAGCACGACCCCGACATCAAACCGAGACGCATCGGGCGGCATGGTCCCCGCGGCCGCGCGCTTCTTCAGCCAGTTGCGCGTGAAGGTCGGGATGATACGCCCGCCGATCGTCGCCACCAGGAACACATAGACGGCAATGCCGAGGCGATTCTCGAGGCCGGAGGTCTGAACGAAGCCGGCCGCCCCCAGGTGGAACAGCAGATTGCCGCCCAGGAGCACCGCCGGAGCCGCAGCGATGGGCAGGCTGCGCCAGTTTCGGCTGGCCACGATCTGCGATGCCGTTCGCGCCAGCACCAAAACGAGGAACAGCAGGTCGATCGCCGCCGCGGCGGGAACGCCCACGATGTCCGCGGAGGCCATGACGAAGCGTCCGGCGACCCAGAGCGCGGCTAGCGCCGCGAGGCCGCCGGCGCCGAGTTTGGGCTGCATCGTCCAGCCGGGCACCGCCGTCAGGAGGAATCCCGCGAGGATGGCCGCCGCGAAGCCATAGATCATCTCGTGCGCGTGCCACCCCAGCGCACCGTAGGGGCCACCGATGGCTAATGCGCCGGACAGCGCGGCGAGCCACAGGGCGATGGCGACCAATGCCCAAATGGCACCCAGCAGGAAGAACGGTCGGAAGCCGAGGCAGAACACCGGAGGCGGCAGGCGCCGGTCGGCGTCCGGCGACACCGCACCCGTCTGAACGGTGTGGGTCATCGGCCCGGCTCCTCGCGACCTGCACCCGCCGCGCGATCCTCCATCGCCTCGACCAGATCAGCCTCCAGTTCCTCAGGCGACAGACCGTAGGAGATCGCGGCCTCCGCAACCGTCATGAATGGCGCCATGACGCAGCCCGGGCAGGCCATGCGGCGTCTGTTGAACACGCCGATGCTGACCGGCCATCGCTCCATCACCTCCGCCACCATCATCCCGTCCAACCGAGCGGAAGACATCTCGCCACCTCCATCACGCGCCTCGACGGCACATGCTAGGCTGTGGTCGGGGCAACGAGTTTGCGCCGGCGCAAACGCGCGACGCGCGATCAGGCCTGTTCCGCGATCTGCACCAGCCGGTGCGGCTTGGCGATCACCAGATGGCTCGACCGCTTGCCGCTGACGATGCCCTCCTGTTCCCATGCGGCGAGCGTGCGATTGACCGTGAAGAGCGTGGTCGCGGTCATCTCGGCGAGTTCCTGGCGCGATATGGCGAAGGGAATCTCCACCCCGCCTTCCACCCGCCGCCCCGC contains these protein-coding regions:
- a CDS encoding NnrS family protein; this translates as MTHTVQTGAVSPDADRRLPPPVFCLGFRPFFLLGAIWALVAIALWLAALSGALAIGGPYGALGWHAHEMIYGFAAAILAGFLLTAVPGWTMQPKLGAGGLAALAALWVAGRFVMASADIVGVPAAAAIDLLFLVLVLARTASQIVASRNWRSLPIAAAPAVLLGGNLLFHLGAAGFVQTSGLENRLGIAVYVFLVATIGGRIIPTFTRNWLKKRAAAGTMPPDASRFDVGVVLVTLATLVLWVSSPEGPILAATATVAASGHLARLLRWKGLRTGSEPLVWILHVAYAWMPVSFCLVAAAAYDPVTVPGSAVVHALTAGVITTMMFAIMTRATLGHTGRPLIADRWTTAAYVMIVGAAVCRVSAALLDSLYMHLLTCSGLLWVSAFFIYLASYGPKLLGEPWAVSAAGAPAAAPPS
- a CDS encoding Crp/Fnr family transcriptional regulator, which produces MALVHQGDQHHGSRHAYRIAATLLRMVKQAGRRVEGGVEIPFAISRQELAEMTATTLFTVNRTLAAWEQEGIVSGKRSSHLVIAKPHRLVQIAEQA